In one window of Skermanella rosea DNA:
- a CDS encoding glycosyltransferase family 4 protein, whose translation MRIVLDLQACQSPSRLRGIGRYSLELAKAMARAPRGHEILIALNGALDQTVEPVRQAFDGLVPWENMPVWSQPSGVSFLTGESRWRIEAAERIRERFLQGLRPDIVHVTSLFEGLYHDVTTSVAAAVPGLPTAVTLYDLIPLAHPEVLPDDPRSTEWYARKLMALRRADMLLAISDHSAREASELLGIGGDRIRTIHSAADPRFRPADAAEARRDGGKALLKRLNITRPFVLFVGTVDPHKNLDGLLQAYARLPRDLRKSHQLVLVCVVNAPDRVRVPIMAREAGLSGGDYVVTGQVSDIDLVDLYRECRLFVCPSLREGFGLPALEAMACGTPAITSDTTSFPEVVGRADAMFDPRSPDSISARMAAVLGDPGLLADLAKYGRERARRYSWEATADKAFDALEELHARHSCLTTGQAAWPARAARRPRLALVGPLPPERSSVAAWSASLAAELVRHYDVECVAARTDILPPVTAAGTPVRTVEWFTANAAEFDRVVYAIGDDRACLPWMLDLLRRIAGTVVLYDGGIRRTLAALEAETGEPFLLREVYLSHGWSAAVEVARSADRGAACDRYPCLEAIAAAATGIVSRAGDARPRTGPGARSPIDLIDLIDLGPDATPARFVEAIETGRRHARLSIVQDLAEDIVAIPSPEPPGTAAWETVLRCAAENLPSGGGLRQILVDVSEVGLRDAGTGIQRVAKNILIELLKNPPAGFRVEPVLDDGSGTLRHARGFAARIMGLPDLGLAEDLVDARNGDVFIGLDLTSHLVEGRAALNRSLKLRGIRSYFVVYDLLPLIQPDWFVPFHHFRIWVQQIASNCEGLICISRSVADQLFDWLPRLDVQRATPLRIGHFHLGADIGTMASGTAAGEPGPEVSRVLGSRHPVFLTVGTVEPRKGHAQALAAFEQLWSEGVEAELVIVGKQGWKVEALVEKLRGHPEAGRRLHWFAGASDADLNALYGGCSALLAVSLDEGFGLPLIEAAKHAQPILARDLPVFREIAGDHATYFSGTAPRDLADALRRWMRDRKAGKVRGTAEMPWLTWEQSARRFTDVIFGDQWDATYHADREGSARRQPFAGAKPDVPAETARAAEPLGAVSG comes from the coding sequence ATGCGCATCGTCCTGGACCTCCAGGCCTGCCAGTCGCCGAGCCGGCTGCGCGGAATTGGCCGTTACTCCCTCGAACTGGCCAAGGCCATGGCCCGCGCGCCGCGCGGCCACGAGATCCTCATCGCCCTGAACGGCGCCCTGGACCAGACCGTCGAGCCGGTCAGGCAGGCTTTCGACGGTCTGGTGCCTTGGGAGAACATGCCGGTATGGTCGCAGCCGAGCGGCGTAAGCTTCCTCACCGGGGAGAGCCGGTGGCGCATCGAGGCGGCGGAACGGATCCGCGAACGGTTCCTCCAGGGCCTGCGTCCCGACATCGTCCACGTCACCAGCCTGTTCGAGGGGCTCTACCATGACGTGACGACGTCTGTCGCCGCGGCAGTGCCCGGCCTGCCGACCGCGGTCACCCTCTACGACCTGATCCCGCTCGCCCATCCCGAGGTGCTGCCCGACGATCCCCGCAGCACCGAATGGTACGCCCGCAAGCTGATGGCCCTGCGGCGAGCCGACATGCTTCTCGCCATATCGGACCATTCGGCGCGGGAAGCCTCGGAACTGCTCGGGATCGGCGGCGACCGCATTCGCACGATCCATTCCGCTGCCGATCCCAGGTTCCGCCCCGCCGACGCGGCGGAGGCCCGTCGCGACGGCGGCAAGGCCCTGCTGAAGCGGCTGAACATCACGCGGCCCTTCGTGCTGTTCGTCGGAACGGTCGATCCCCACAAGAACCTGGACGGCCTGCTCCAGGCCTATGCCCGGCTGCCGCGCGACCTGAGGAAATCCCACCAATTGGTGCTGGTCTGCGTCGTCAATGCGCCTGACCGCGTCAGGGTCCCGATCATGGCGCGCGAGGCGGGGCTTTCCGGTGGCGACTATGTGGTGACCGGCCAAGTATCCGACATCGACCTGGTGGACCTGTACCGCGAATGCCGGCTGTTCGTCTGCCCGTCGCTCCGCGAGGGTTTCGGGCTCCCGGCGCTGGAAGCGATGGCCTGCGGGACGCCGGCGATCACTTCGGACACCACCAGCTTCCCCGAAGTCGTCGGCCGCGCCGACGCGATGTTCGACCCGCGTTCGCCGGATTCCATTTCCGCCCGGATGGCGGCCGTCCTGGGCGATCCGGGACTTCTGGCCGACCTTGCCAAGTACGGCCGGGAACGCGCCAGGCGCTACAGCTGGGAGGCGACGGCCGACAAGGCTTTCGACGCCCTGGAGGAGCTTCATGCACGCCATTCCTGCCTGACCACCGGCCAGGCCGCGTGGCCGGCACGGGCGGCAAGGCGCCCGCGGCTCGCCCTGGTCGGCCCGCTGCCCCCGGAACGGTCGTCCGTGGCCGCGTGGTCGGCGTCGCTGGCGGCCGAGCTGGTCCGGCACTACGATGTCGAATGCGTCGCCGCCCGGACCGACATCCTCCCCCCGGTGACCGCCGCGGGGACGCCGGTCAGGACGGTGGAATGGTTCACGGCCAACGCCGCGGAGTTCGACCGGGTGGTTTATGCCATCGGGGACGACCGAGCCTGCCTGCCCTGGATGCTCGATCTGCTGCGCCGCATCGCCGGCACGGTGGTGCTGTACGACGGCGGAATCCGCCGAACCCTCGCCGCCCTGGAAGCCGAGACCGGCGAGCCTTTCCTGTTGCGCGAAGTCTATCTCTCCCACGGCTGGAGCGCGGCCGTCGAGGTCGCGCGGTCCGCCGACCGGGGCGCGGCATGCGACCGGTACCCCTGTCTCGAGGCGATCGCGGCTGCCGCCACGGGCATCGTGAGTCGGGCCGGCGATGCGCGCCCCCGGACAGGCCCAGGAGCGCGGAGCCCGATAGACCTGATCGACCTGATCGACCTGGGACCGGACGCCACGCCCGCCCGCTTCGTGGAGGCGATAGAGACCGGCAGGCGGCACGCACGCCTGTCGATCGTACAGGACCTGGCGGAAGACATCGTGGCCATCCCGTCGCCGGAGCCGCCCGGGACGGCGGCCTGGGAAACCGTCCTGCGCTGTGCCGCCGAGAACCTGCCCTCCGGCGGCGGCCTGCGGCAGATCCTGGTGGATGTCTCGGAGGTCGGCCTGCGCGATGCGGGGACCGGCATCCAGCGGGTCGCCAAGAACATCCTGATCGAGCTGCTGAAGAACCCGCCCGCCGGCTTCCGGGTCGAGCCGGTGCTGGACGACGGCAGCGGGACCCTCCGTCACGCCCGCGGCTTCGCCGCCCGGATCATGGGCCTTCCCGATCTCGGCCTGGCGGAGGACCTGGTGGATGCCCGGAACGGCGACGTGTTCATCGGCCTCGACCTCACCTCCCATCTGGTCGAGGGACGGGCCGCCCTCAACCGCAGCCTCAAGCTGAGGGGGATCCGCAGCTACTTCGTCGTCTACGACCTGCTGCCGCTGATCCAGCCGGACTGGTTCGTCCCGTTCCATCATTTCCGGATCTGGGTGCAGCAGATCGCGAGCAATTGCGAGGGACTGATCTGCATCTCCCGGTCGGTCGCCGACCAGCTCTTCGACTGGCTGCCCAGGCTGGACGTCCAGCGCGCCACGCCGCTCAGGATCGGCCATTTCCACCTGGGCGCGGATATCGGCACGATGGCATCCGGGACCGCCGCGGGCGAGCCCGGGCCGGAAGTGAGCCGCGTGCTGGGCAGCAGGCATCCGGTGTTCCTGACGGTCGGCACCGTGGAGCCCCGCAAAGGCCATGCCCAGGCGCTCGCCGCGTTCGAGCAGCTCTGGTCCGAGGGGGTGGAAGCGGAACTGGTCATCGTCGGCAAGCAGGGCTGGAAAGTGGAAGCGCTGGTGGAAAAGCTGCGCGGCCACCCGGAGGCCGGCCGTCGCCTGCACTGGTTCGCGGGCGCGTCCGACGCCGACCTCAACGCGCTCTATGGCGGCTGCTCGGCCTTGCTGGCGGTCTCCCTGGATGAAGGCTTCGGCCTGCCGCTGATCGAGGCGGCGAAGCACGCGCAGCCGATCCTGGCGCGTGACCTCCCGGTGTTCCGGGAGATCGCCGGCGACCACGCGACTTACTTCTCCGGCACGGCGCCACGGGATCTGGCGGACGCGTTGCGCCGGTGGATGCGGGACCGGAAGGCTGGAAAGGTGCGCGGCACTGCCGAAATGCCCTGGCTGACTTGGGAGCAGTCTGCCCGCCGGTTCACCGACGTGATCTTCGGCGACCAGTGGGACGCGACGTACCACGCGGACCGGGAAGGATCCGCCCGGCGCCAGCCCTTCGCCGGAGCGAAGCCGGACGTCCCGGCCGAAACGGCTCGTGCAGCCGAACCGTTGGGCGCCGTCTCCGGCTGA